From the Parcubacteria group bacterium genome, the window AAGGCGGCGTCACAATACACACCAATACACGCATCACGTCTCTCCATCATGAAAATCAAACGATCATTTCTCTACGCGATCACAGCAACAAAGAATACTTTGCAAAAAGATTTGTGATCGCGACCGGCGGGCTTGCCGCACCGGAAACAGGGTCAACGGGAGATGGCATGACATTTCTCAACGCACTCGGACACACAACACAAAAATCCAATCCCAATCTCGTACCACTCAAAACTCCATCAAAATGGATTCATAACCTTTCCGGCATTTCGTGGTCATTTATGAAAATCCGTTTTATCCAAAACGGCAAAACATGTATCCGCAAAACAGGAAAAATCCTTTTTACACACTTTGGCATATCGGGGCCGTTAGTGATCAATAGCGCATATGAGGTCAAGAAATTGCTCGAAAAAGGTCCTGTGGAGGCCGTGATCGATCTTTTCCCCGATACAGAAGAATCTGAGTTGGATCGCAAAATACTCAAACTCCTCACACAAAATGGAGACAAAAAATTAAAGAACATCCTCCCTGATATGATCTTTAAAAAAATCGCCCATGAAATTCTCGACCTCCCGCACGTGCAATTGTCTGAAAAATTCGCAAAAGACATCACACGTGAGGAAAGAAAAAACCTCGTTCACACGATCAAAAATCTCACCTTTCCCATCACTGGCACGTGTGGCATGGACAAGGCGATCGTTGCTGATGGCGGCGTCGTGCCTTCGGAAATCGATTTTACCACAATGACATCTCGCCTCTATCCCAACCTGTCAATCCTTGGTGATGTGATCAACATCAATCGTCCGTCCGGTGGCTTTTCACTACAGTTATGCTGGACAACCGGTTTTGTCGCCGGGACACATATTGCATCCTCACTCAAAAAATAACTATGACGACACATCCACTCAAAGAAACACTTGTTGACATCCGAGATGGTTTGCATCTCACACGCAAAAGCCTCTTGCGCTCGGTCGAATTTCAACTTTTTTTTGATATTGCCTATATTTTCTTTTTGATCTTTATTGCAAACATGTTTCTGCGGATTTCCGTTGATTTTTTTGACAAGATCCTCTTTCATCTCCGTGTCGGTAGTGCCATGGAGCACATACCCTATCTCTCTTTTATCAATTTTCATGCAGTATTTGTCCTCATTGGCGTTTTGTTCTTTTTTGCCCTCTTTTATTTGATCGAAACAAATGCGATCATCATCATCACATCGTCATACTACCGCAATACGCCGATTTCCTCTCTGCGCGCGTTTTTGCGTTCATGCATCAAAACACCTCACGTTCTCATGGTTCGCATCATTGAATTACGGATGCATTTTTATATTTTGATCGGACTATATTTCTTCTGGCAGATCATTTTGCAGGTCTTTCCACATACATCCTTTCTGCATTGGGGAAATATCGGCCTCATGATCTATTTGGTTATATTGGTCATTGCGATCCTTTTTCACTACACCATGAGCACCTATGTCATCTGCCTGGAAAAAAATGAATCTCCCTACGACTTTGACGATCAAATCACCGTACATGCGAGTAAAAAACGCACACGATCCACGATCGCTTTTTACATGCTCTTTTTACTGATCGCGATCATCTGGATCATCTTTTTTTCCATGATCATGAAGGGCATGATATTTTTTTCTCATCATCACCCCCTTTTTGTGTCTGATATATTGACACTATTCATTGCAGGAACGATCATGAGCATCTTTGTATTTTTGTCGATCACCAAAACATTGCGCATCAGTATTCTGACAATTATCTACTATGACGAACGCTATGCACAACACAAAACAACGCCAATTATCGTACCGATGCGATCGCGAGGGCAAAAGAAGATTCTTACGATGATCATTATACTCACCATTGTTGCTCTGGGTATGTGTATCATTACATTTTCTGTTTACACCAAAACAGCATTGCTTGTATCGCATACGGAGGACTTCCTCCATGAACAACGGTCATACTCACTCAAAAACGTACCTCGTTCCAGTGATGCGATTGCCAATCGTTTTTTTTCCAAAGACTATACGACAATTGACATCATCGAAAACACATTATTCTCCTATATTTCTATCCTCATCAAAAAATAATAACCCATGTGCTACTCACAAAAAAACCGCACGACATCATGCGGTTTTTAAAATACTATGTATACACCTTTATTTACGCCATTGGTGTTGGATTTGGCGTTGGCATTGGTGGTGCCATCGGTTGCAACGGCTTGGTATATGTTGCCGATCCAAACGCAAGCATCGGGAAGAAGATGATGCTCAGAAAGATCAGACCCAATGTATACCCAACCCCCTTGCCAAATGCCTTGCTCAACTCATGATAGATCATGATGATCACGACGAAGTTTACAAATGGGATAAAGAGAAGCACGATCCACCAGATCGGCTTATTGACGATTTGTAATAATACGATTGCATTGTAAATTGGAATGATCGATGCCCATCCCGGTTGTCCCGCTTTTGTAAAGATCTTCCACATGGACACAAGCATCAACACAATAACTGCAAACCAGATGAGAAACATCACAAGTCCCACACCCGCCATAGCAGCTGCAGCTGCCGGATCGATCTCTTGTTGTGGCATGCCGGTTCCTGTGTAATAACCGTCTATCGTATAATTATCTCCCGTCGTATAATCTGCGTCCGACGCAGTATAATCACCGCTGTAATACATATCTTCTGTTGTGGCATTGGCGATGGCCAGTGTCACACCGTCACCAACATGCAGTGTTGGAGTTGCTGTAGCATCCATATTTTTTTATTAAATACTTATGCGTCCATTATAGCAAATATCGCAAAAAATGGACAATCACATTATTGTTTCTCGTCGGGGTACGCGGGATCGAACCGCGACTACAAGACCCCCAGCCTTGCGTACTACCACTATACGATACCCCGCATAATCTTTTTTATATTATAACATTGTTTTCCTGTCGGGGCGCCGAGAATCGAACTCGGTCTACATGAACCCGAATCATGCGTACTACCGGTATACTACGCCCCGCACTACAAACATCATCCATTCTACCCAAAAAATAGGATGATTGCAACCGATGACCATCCATCGCATTTTTTCACGCACATTATGTGCACATATTATGAACAGACGCTTTTTACAAAGGTCTGCTATAATACGTACATCGTTAAATACTATCCTTTTTCCCCTATGGCAGAAAAAACAGAAATGCGTATGCCCCCTCAAGCGTCCGAAGCAGAAAAAACCGTCCTCGGCGCACTGATGGTAGACAAAGATGCGATCACCAAAATTGCAGATTTGATCGCGGTTGGCGACTTTTACAAAGAAGCACACAACACGATCTATGGTGCGATGCTCAAACTCTATGAGCACAACGACCCGATCGACGTGTTGAGCTTGTCCAATGCCCTCGAGGAAAACAACAAGATCGACTCGGTTGGCGGCGCATCATATCTCGCGTCACTGGTGCGTGGCGTCACAAGCGCATCTAATATCACCTACTACGCCAAGATCATTCAAAAAAAGGCGGTACTTCGCCGCTTGATCGCCATTGCGTCAGAGATCAATGAGTTGGGTTATAATGAGGCTGAAGATATTGAAAAGGTTCTGGACGATGCAGAGCAAAAGATCTTTAGCGTGTCACAAAAATCTCTCAAACAAGAATTCACACCGATCAAAACCATTCTCGGAGAAGCATTTGATCGCCTCGATGATCTCCACAGGAACAAAGGTGTGATGCGCGGCGTCCCTACGGGATTTCCCGATTTGGATGAATTACTCTCCGGATTGCAACGATCCGATCTTATCATCCTCGCGGCGCGCCCGTCAGTCGGTAAGACGTCCCTTGCCCTCGACATCGCGCGACAAGTGGGCACACAATCAAAAATTCCCGTCGGGATCTTTTCTCTGGAAATGTCCGCGGATCAACTCGTTGACCGCATGATCGCGGCTGAATCAAGTCTAGACCTCTGGCGTCTGCGCACCGGCAATCTCAAGGATTCCGATTTTACAAAGATCAATGAGACAATGGGTGTTCTTTCCGAGGCACCGATCTTTATCGATGACACGTCAAGCGCAAACATCATGGAGATGCGCACGATGGCGCGTCGTTTGCAAGCGGAGCACAATCTCGGTCTCATCATCATCGATTACCTCCAGTTGATGGAAGGACGTCACAATGAGAACCGCGTGCAAGAAATTTCCGAGATCTCCCGCGGACTCAAGATGCTCGCGAAAGAACTCAATATCCCTATTGTTGCCCTCTCACAGCTTTCTCGTGCCGTTGAATCCCGCCCGGATCAACGACCGCGACTTTCCGATTTGCGTGAATCAGGATCCATCGAGCAGGACGCCGATGTCGTAATGTTCATCTATCGTGAAGACCGTGTAAATCCTGACACTGAGAACAAGGGTGTCGCTGAGATCATCGTGGCAAAACATCGCAACGGCCCCGTCGGCGTAAAACAACTCTATTTTCACGAAGAATCCGCCTCCTACAAAAGTCTCGAAAAGCACCACAACACATAAAAAAGATCACTAATTCCCACACTTTCAACTTTCAACTTTTAACTTTATAACTCAAATGTATCATTTCCCCCTACTTTCAACTTTTAACTTTCCACTCAAATCTATTATTTCCTCTACTTTCAACTTTCAACTTTTAACTTTCTACTTAAATGTATCATTTTCCCGTACTTTTAACTTTCAACTTTTAATTTTATAACTTGAATCTATCCTTTTCCCGTACTTTTGACTTTCAACTTTTAACTTTCTACTTATTATATGTTTCCCAATTCGTTCCAAAAACTCATCAACCGCTTCAGTGCCCTGCCCGGCATCGGTCCAAAAATGGCAGAGCGCCTCGTCCTGCATCTGTACAAAAACAGCAAAGACCTCGTTGATGATTTTGCCACAGACATGCTCAATATCAAAAACGTCACAACGTGTACGCAATGCTTCAACATTGCCGAAGACTCCTTGTGCGCCATCTGCCAAAATTCCGCACGCGATACGACCAAATTGTGCATTGTCGAAGAGTCGCTGGATATTATCCCCATCGAGAGATCACGTGCTTTTGACGGATTGTATCATGTCCTCGGAGGCACCCTCAAAAAACAAGAGTCCCACCAC encodes:
- a CDS encoding NAD(P)/FAD-dependent oxidoreductase, with the protein product MHKNNDQYDVIVIGGGPSGMMCAGRAAQLGARVLLVEKNATLGNKLLLTGGGRCNITNAIFDTTAFLNNFSENKKYLHSPFAQFGVQDTFDFFAAHDLPLVVEARNRAFPKTQRAQDVLTVLIDYMKKGGVTIHTNTRITSLHHENQTIISLRDHSNKEYFAKRFVIATGGLAAPETGSTGDGMTFLNALGHTTQKSNPNLVPLKTPSKWIHNLSGISWSFMKIRFIQNGKTCIRKTGKILFTHFGISGPLVINSAYEVKKLLEKGPVEAVIDLFPDTEESELDRKILKLLTQNGDKKLKNILPDMIFKKIAHEILDLPHVQLSEKFAKDITREERKNLVHTIKNLTFPITGTCGMDKAIVADGGVVPSEIDFTTMTSRLYPNLSILGDVININRPSGGFSLQLCWTTGFVAGTHIASSLKK
- a CDS encoding DUF5684 domain-containing protein, which codes for MDATATPTLHVGDGVTLAIANATTEDMYYSGDYTASDADYTTGDNYTIDGYYTGTGMPQQEIDPAAAAAMAGVGLVMFLIWFAVIVLMLVSMWKIFTKAGQPGWASIIPIYNAIVLLQIVNKPIWWIVLLFIPFVNFVVIIMIYHELSKAFGKGVGYTLGLIFLSIIFFPMLAFGSATYTKPLQPMAPPMPTPNPTPMA
- the dnaB gene encoding replicative DNA helicase, encoding MAEKTEMRMPPQASEAEKTVLGALMVDKDAITKIADLIAVGDFYKEAHNTIYGAMLKLYEHNDPIDVLSLSNALEENNKIDSVGGASYLASLVRGVTSASNITYYAKIIQKKAVLRRLIAIASEINELGYNEAEDIEKVLDDAEQKIFSVSQKSLKQEFTPIKTILGEAFDRLDDLHRNKGVMRGVPTGFPDLDELLSGLQRSDLIILAARPSVGKTSLALDIARQVGTQSKIPVGIFSLEMSADQLVDRMIAAESSLDLWRLRTGNLKDSDFTKINETMGVLSEAPIFIDDTSSANIMEMRTMARRLQAEHNLGLIIIDYLQLMEGRHNENRVQEISEISRGLKMLAKELNIPIVALSQLSRAVESRPDQRPRLSDLRESGSIEQDADVVMFIYREDRVNPDTENKGVAEIIVAKHRNGPVGVKQLYFHEESASYKSLEKHHNT
- the recR gene encoding recombination mediator RecR, coding for MFPNSFQKLINRFSALPGIGPKMAERLVLHLYKNSKDLVDDFATDMLNIKNVTTCTQCFNIAEDSLCAICQNSARDTTKLCIVEESLDIIPIERSRAFDGLYHVLGGTLKKQESHHLTIDALLTRVTKDHFSEIIIATNFTTEGDFTAMHVQKLLLQNTTGVTISRLARGLATGSDIEYADDMTIRSALTNRQNFS